A window of Bacillus sp. DX3.1 genomic DNA:
CTACATGGTCAATACGTCCTACGCCGTGTTTTCCAGCAAGAGAGTTTAACGTTTTAATTAATTCTGAAAATGAATAAGTAGTACCATTTAATGTTGTTGGTACGCCTGCTTCAAATCCAATTTCCACAAACTCTGGTTTATTTGGTGTATCTTCTAATGCTAATGTCATTTCATATGCTTCTTCTGGCGGTGCTGCCCACGGATCTTCTAAAATACCACATTCATTGCTGCGTCCCCATAAGTTTTGGTCAATGGAAAACGGGCTATCTAAATTGATTGGGATTGGGATATCATTTTCTTTTGCATACGCAATCTCTTCTTCACGAGACCACTTCCACTCACGTACCGGAGCAATCACTTCTAAATACGGATTTAATGCTTGAATTGACACTTCAAAACGAACTTGATCATTTCCTTTTCCCGTACATCCATGTGCTACTGCACTTGCTCCTTCGAGTTCTGCAATTTCTACTAGTTTTTTCGCAATTAACGGGCGAGATAATGCAGAAACAAGTGGATATTTACCTTCATATAACGTGTGGCCTTGCAATGCCATCAATGCATATTCATTCGCAAACTCTTCTTGAACATCAATCATATAAGATTTACTAGCACCTACTGAAAGTGCTTTTTCTTTAACAAACCCTAAATCTTTTCCTTCCCCTAAATCCAAACAAAGTGCAATAACATCGTATTCTTTCTCTTGTAACCATTTAATTGCAACGGAAGTATCAAGACCTCCGGAATAAGCTAACACAACTTTTTTCTTCTCCATTTTATATCCCCCTAAAGAATAAATATTCATTGTTATTAATATTAATTCAAACTTTATCATCTTTTACAAAATGAATCAAGTGATATTAGTAAATATTTTTTCAAATAATTCCGTCGAACTTCTTTCTTTTTTTCGGTACAATAGAAAAAGGAAATGGAGGTATGTGTATGGAACACTATTTCACATATGATGAACGTCTCGAGATTGAAATACCCGACTTTCAAGAACAATGGGAAGAAATACCTGAAGAAATACAACATGCCATTTTATTAAAGTGGGAACAAATTCGCGGGAAAATACCTGATCGTATAAAAGATCTTGAACATAGCATTAATAAAAAACAACACCGATTAAGTCATGAAGAAAACTTTAAAATTTCCTGTATACTTAATTCAGAAATCGCTGACCTCGCCTCCATCATTAACGATTTATGGCTTTGGTATCGTCTCACTCAAAATGTGTCTGCGGGAAAGGCACATCAATAAAGTGAAACTTTTCTCAGTGGGGTTTACTGCCCGTTAATGCGGGATAAAACACATCATATTCGCTCTCTTTATTGAAAAAAAATCCAAACAAAAAAGCATCTACGTAT
This region includes:
- a CDS encoding argininosuccinate synthase, producing MEKKKVVLAYSGGLDTSVAIKWLQEKEYDVIALCLDLGEGKDLGFVKEKALSVGASKSYMIDVQEEFANEYALMALQGHTLYEGKYPLVSALSRPLIAKKLVEIAELEGASAVAHGCTGKGNDQVRFEVSIQALNPYLEVIAPVREWKWSREEEIAYAKENDIPIPINLDSPFSIDQNLWGRSNECGILEDPWAAPPEEAYEMTLALEDTPNKPEFVEIGFEAGVPTTLNGTTYSFSELIKTLNSLAGKHGVGRIDHVENRLVGIKSREVYECPAAMTLLTAHKELEDLTLVKEVAHFKPMIGQKLTELIYNGLWFSPLKPALVAFLQETQKSVTGTVRVKLFKGHAIVEGRKSEYSLYDEKLATYTVDDEFNHDAAVGFISLFGLPTKVYSQVNQKKVEA
- a CDS encoding radical SAM protein, with product MEHYFTYDERLEIEIPDFQEQWEEIPEEIQHAILLKWEQIRGKIPDRIKDLEHSINKKQHRLSHEENFKISCILNSEIADLASIINDLWLWYRLTQNVSAGKAHQ